The following proteins are co-located in the Paenibacillus sp. FSL H8-0079 genome:
- a CDS encoding class I SAM-dependent methyltransferase — protein MGFLSVLSCAHQWIASRLQPGDLTIDATVGTGADTLFLAQQVGRRGQVIGFDIQSEALTLAQARIRKQDDEAKLGSISMLQLSHDRMAEAVPESWVGEVGAVMFNLGYLPSESADSSIITETDSTIAALEAALALLRPRGIITVALYPGHDGGAQEAAAVLEWSSALPVEQAQVVLYRQLQRETSPFLIGIEKK, from the coding sequence ATGGGCTTTCTTTCGGTTCTCAGCTGTGCGCATCAATGGATCGCTTCCCGTCTGCAGCCTGGTGATCTGACGATAGATGCAACCGTCGGTACAGGAGCAGACACATTATTTTTGGCACAACAAGTAGGCAGACGTGGACAAGTGATCGGATTCGATATTCAAAGTGAAGCCCTCACGCTGGCACAGGCCCGCATACGAAAACAAGACGACGAAGCCAAGCTTGGCTCCATCTCCATGCTTCAATTAAGCCATGATCGCATGGCAGAAGCGGTGCCTGAGTCATGGGTTGGTGAAGTTGGTGCGGTCATGTTCAATCTGGGGTACCTGCCTTCAGAAAGTGCAGATTCCTCCATCATCACCGAGACAGACAGTACAATTGCTGCGTTAGAGGCCGCACTCGCTTTATTACGTCCTCGAGGCATTATTACAGTTGCGCTCTACCCCGGCCATGACGGTGGGGCGCAGGAAGCAGCAGCCGTATTGGAATGGTCCTCTGCCCTGCCGGTAGAACAGGCACAGGTTGTGCTGTATCGCCAATTACAGCGAGAAACTTCTCCTTTTCTGATCGGAATCGAGAAAAAATAA